Proteins encoded by one window of Homoserinimonas aerilata:
- a CDS encoding YqaJ viral recombinase family protein, with protein sequence MTPAQPTLPLWPEPTPDHTSRIVADSSDRVAWLRARSRGITATDVAKLATENSVRAVVADKMLGSRFSGNTFTDHGRAREPEIASWVRERFGIEPSTALFRSADNDRHLATPDGVIARGGIVHLSEIKTTSKPWRSIPRGYLRQVWWQQYVLGAERTLLVWEQHDSFVPVAGDPQCQWIDRDDDQIHMLVRLADRVLEALGAVAPPLPPYRPGGV encoded by the coding sequence GTGACCCCCGCCCAGCCGACGCTCCCCCTCTGGCCCGAGCCGACGCCCGACCACACGAGCCGCATCGTCGCCGACTCGTCAGACCGGGTCGCGTGGCTGCGCGCCCGCTCGCGCGGGATCACGGCGACGGATGTGGCGAAGCTCGCCACCGAAAATTCGGTGCGCGCCGTCGTGGCCGACAAGATGTTGGGCAGCCGCTTCTCGGGCAATACCTTCACCGATCACGGTCGCGCGCGTGAGCCCGAGATCGCCAGTTGGGTGCGCGAACGCTTCGGAATCGAACCGAGCACCGCGCTCTTTCGCTCCGCCGACAACGATCGCCACTTGGCGACGCCCGACGGTGTTATCGCGCGCGGCGGCATCGTGCACCTCTCCGAAATCAAGACGACGAGCAAGCCGTGGCGGTCGATTCCGCGCGGCTACCTGCGCCAGGTGTGGTGGCAGCAGTACGTGCTCGGGGCCGAGCGCACGCTGCTCGTGTGGGAGCAGCACGACTCCTTCGTGCCCGTCGCCGGCGACCCCCAGTGTCAGTGGATCGACCGCGACGACGATCAAATCCACATGCTCGTGCGGCTCGCCGACAGGGTGCTCGAGGCGCTCGGGGCCGTCGCGCCGCCCCTTCCGCCCTACCGGCCGGGCGGCGTGTGA
- a CDS encoding NADP-dependent oxidoreductase — protein MRAAVIDGLGGPEVLHLVRAPLPSPQSGEVLVRVRSAALNPIDTKTRAGKGASGGITSYPLTLGNDFSGTVVQAIDDEHPLQPGTEVYGMLSVPLTGGSYAEYAAVPITAVGPIPHNLRVEDAAAVPLAALTAQGALREGGVTAASRVLIHAGAGGVGHFAVQLAAIAGAEVITTASARNADWLRSLGAEQVIDYRETRFEDALDGIDVVIDLIGNVHDYTATRSLRVLRPGGTIVNVPTRSWPTMAEEAEAAGVRATGYRVTPDAANLAEITALIEEGRLTVNIDARFPLEQIAEAHRLLEEGHTRGKIVIDVG, from the coding sequence ATGCGCGCCGCGGTGATCGACGGCCTGGGAGGGCCAGAAGTCCTTCATTTGGTACGGGCGCCGCTGCCCTCACCCCAATCAGGCGAAGTTCTTGTGAGGGTGCGCTCCGCCGCTCTCAACCCCATCGACACTAAGACCCGGGCCGGTAAGGGCGCCAGCGGCGGCATCACGTCATACCCGCTCACCCTCGGCAACGACTTCTCGGGCACCGTCGTGCAGGCAATCGACGACGAGCACCCCTTGCAGCCGGGCACCGAGGTGTATGGCATGCTCAGCGTTCCGCTGACGGGCGGCAGCTACGCCGAATACGCGGCCGTGCCCATCACCGCCGTCGGGCCCATCCCCCACAACCTTCGCGTCGAGGATGCTGCGGCCGTGCCCCTCGCCGCCCTCACCGCCCAGGGCGCGCTGCGCGAGGGCGGGGTCACCGCCGCGAGCCGCGTGCTCATCCACGCCGGGGCCGGCGGCGTCGGGCACTTCGCCGTGCAGCTCGCCGCAATTGCGGGCGCCGAGGTCATCACGACTGCGTCGGCCCGCAACGCCGACTGGCTGCGCTCGCTCGGCGCTGAGCAGGTCATCGACTACCGCGAAACCCGCTTCGAAGACGCGCTCGACGGCATCGACGTCGTCATCGACCTCATCGGAAACGTGCACGACTACACCGCGACCCGCTCGCTGCGCGTGCTGCGCCCCGGCGGCACAATCGTCAACGTTCCCACCCGCAGCTGGCCCACGATGGCCGAAGAAGCTGAGGCGGCCGGGGTGCGCGCCACCGGCTACAGGGTGACCCCGGATGCTGCGAATCTTGCCGAGATCACCGCCCTGATAGAAGAGGGTCGGCTGACGGTGAACATCGACGCGCGGTTCCCGCTCGAGCAGATCGCCGAAGCACACCGGCTGCTCGAAGAGGGGCACACCCGCGGCAAAATCGTCATCGACGTGGGCTGA
- a CDS encoding GNAT family N-acetyltransferase, producing the protein MGEIRQATAADAAALHEVAAATFALACPPGTSEADVAEFITLHLSEQRFADYLADPARQLFVWDAGERLEGAVLINGYTMLVHGEPHDPDVAGAVSLRPTAELSKIYVRPDAHGSGIATQLMQATVGAARDAGAASVWLGVNQQNARANRFYEKSGFALVGTKRFLVGAEWHDDFVREFVL; encoded by the coding sequence ATGGGCGAGATCAGGCAAGCAACGGCGGCGGATGCTGCGGCGCTTCACGAGGTCGCGGCGGCCACGTTCGCCCTGGCCTGCCCGCCCGGCACGAGCGAGGCCGACGTTGCCGAGTTCATCACCCTGCACCTCTCAGAGCAGCGCTTCGCCGACTACCTCGCCGACCCGGCGCGCCAACTCTTCGTGTGGGATGCGGGCGAGCGGCTTGAGGGCGCTGTGCTCATTAACGGCTACACAATGCTCGTCCACGGTGAGCCGCACGACCCCGATGTTGCCGGCGCGGTCTCGCTGCGCCCGACCGCCGAGCTGAGCAAGATCTATGTGCGGCCCGACGCGCACGGCAGCGGCATCGCCACACAACTCATGCAGGCGACCGTGGGTGCCGCGCGAGACGCTGGCGCAGCATCCGTCTGGCTGGGTGTGAACCAGCAGAATGCGCGAGCGAACCGTTTCTACGAGAAGAGCGGCTTCGCCCTCGTGGGCACTAAGCGTTTTCTGGTCGGCGCCGAGTGGCACGACGACTTCGTGCGGGAGTTTGTGCTCTAG
- a CDS encoding EamA family transporter, which yields MTNRDSILAALVATVWGVNFVVIDWGMHGVPPLLFAALRFAVILVPAIFFVRKPDVPWRFIVGVGVFMSLGQFSFLYVSIALGMPPGLAALMMQAQVIFTMLIAAGALREIPASAQFVGAILGSIGLAVVAVGREGHVTLLAFVLCLLAALSWAVGNVISRASGIRGGVGFRDGLGITVWSALVVPVPLLALSLLFDGPAAVGQALLSFSWESVVSTAYSALLSGLAGYAIFNTLLAKYPSSAVVPWVLLAPVAGIAAAWILLGEQPNAAEMLGGATMLLGLFVAQRAGSRRTPVILAVPPQREPVAD from the coding sequence GTGACCAACCGTGACAGCATCCTCGCCGCCCTCGTCGCCACCGTGTGGGGCGTCAATTTTGTCGTCATCGACTGGGGGATGCACGGGGTGCCTCCGCTGCTTTTCGCCGCCCTTCGCTTTGCGGTCATCCTGGTCCCCGCAATCTTCTTCGTGCGCAAACCCGATGTGCCGTGGCGTTTTATCGTCGGCGTTGGCGTGTTCATGTCGCTCGGCCAGTTCAGCTTTCTCTATGTGTCGATCGCGCTGGGCATGCCGCCCGGCCTTGCCGCCCTCATGATGCAGGCTCAGGTGATTTTCACGATGCTGATTGCGGCGGGTGCGCTGCGCGAGATCCCGGCGTCAGCCCAGTTTGTCGGGGCAATCCTCGGCTCGATCGGGCTCGCCGTCGTGGCGGTGGGCCGGGAGGGGCATGTCACCCTGCTGGCATTCGTGCTCTGCCTTCTTGCCGCGCTCTCGTGGGCCGTCGGCAACGTGATCTCGCGTGCCTCGGGCATCCGGGGTGGTGTTGGTTTTAGAGACGGCTTGGGCATCACGGTGTGGTCGGCCCTCGTCGTGCCCGTGCCCCTGCTGGCACTGTCACTGCTGTTCGACGGGCCAGCCGCTGTGGGGCAGGCGCTGCTGTCATTCTCGTGGGAGTCAGTCGTGTCGACCGCCTACTCAGCTCTGCTCAGCGGGCTCGCCGGTTATGCAATCTTCAACACACTGTTGGCAAAGTACCCGTCTTCGGCGGTCGTGCCGTGGGTGCTGCTCGCGCCCGTCGCCGGCATCGCCGCGGCCTGGATCCTGCTGGGTGAGCAGCCCAATGCGGCCGAGATGCTGGGTGGGGCGACGATGCTCCTCGGGCTGTTCGTCGCGCAGCGTGCCGGCTCACGCCGCACGCCGGTCATTCTCGCGGTGCCACCGCAACGTGAGCCTGTCGCCGACTAA
- a CDS encoding LysR family transcriptional regulator → MIDVASLTSLRAIETHGSVSAAAAALGFTPSAISQQVKRLERDIGAALLERVGRGVVLTGRGRHLAREGGLLLAHLEELEAGLHRHGGDAAGELRIAAFSTATRGLIAPAVKAAATAHPDLVLTITEREPWDAIDLVARGGTDIAVVHNWGDIPLDIPGHLVRTTITTDIADVVMLAEHPLAHNSSVSPAELLSEGWIATPEGTICRQWLRRMHDGTGQLPRIAHESMEFDSQIALVAAGLGIALIPRLGRHPLPSGVVAVPTIDPVSSRTITALHRHSMAASPAVDVVLAALSAAAHKKEGPAEAGPSIHKI, encoded by the coding sequence ATGATTGATGTCGCGTCGCTGACCTCTCTGAGAGCGATCGAAACCCATGGATCGGTGAGCGCCGCGGCCGCAGCACTCGGCTTCACCCCCAGCGCCATCTCGCAGCAGGTCAAGCGGCTCGAGCGCGACATCGGCGCGGCGCTGCTCGAACGCGTGGGGCGCGGGGTCGTGCTCACCGGGCGCGGGCGCCACCTCGCCCGCGAAGGCGGCCTACTCCTTGCCCACCTCGAAGAGCTCGAAGCCGGGCTCCACCGTCACGGCGGCGACGCCGCAGGCGAGCTTCGCATCGCGGCATTCTCGACCGCCACTCGCGGGCTCATCGCGCCCGCTGTGAAGGCCGCCGCCACCGCACACCCCGACCTCGTTCTCACCATCACAGAACGCGAACCGTGGGATGCCATCGACCTCGTCGCGCGCGGAGGAACCGACATCGCCGTGGTCCACAACTGGGGCGACATCCCCCTCGACATCCCCGGTCACCTCGTGCGCACAACCATCACAACCGACATCGCCGACGTCGTGATGCTGGCCGAGCATCCCCTCGCCCACAACTCAAGCGTGAGCCCCGCCGAGCTTCTCAGCGAAGGGTGGATCGCCACACCAGAGGGCACCATCTGCCGTCAATGGCTACGCCGGATGCACGACGGAACCGGCCAGCTGCCCCGCATCGCCCACGAATCGATGGAGTTTGACTCGCAGATCGCGCTCGTCGCGGCGGGGCTCGGAATCGCGCTAATCCCTCGACTCGGCCGACATCCCCTACCCTCGGGGGTCGTCGCCGTTCCCACAATCGACCCGGTCTCTTCGCGCACCATAACCGCCCTCCACAGGCACAGTATGGCTGCGTCTCCCGCGGTAGACGTCGTGCTCGCCGCGCTCAGCGCTGCAGCGCACAAAAAAGAAGGGCCCGCCGAAGCGGGCCCCTCTATTCACAAAATTTAG